The proteins below are encoded in one region of Labrys wisconsinensis:
- a CDS encoding HpcH/HpaI aldolase family protein: MIPNGIRAKWAADEPVLNGWLAMACPFTAEIMAAQGYDSLTIDLQHGLVGYEAATTMLQAMRTSPVTPLVRVPWLDPAAIMKTLDAGAYGVICPMINTSEEAARLVSYVRYPPAGVRSFGPIRANFSAGADYGQHADREVLCLAMIETAEAMANLDAIVATPGLDGVYIGPADLTLGLTGRRYPTGFDREEPEMVEAIRTILAKAHGAGIRACLHNGTPAYAARAIGWGFDLVTISNDVRLLAGAAQASVAATRKLIGEMPAGPDRTAAGPDSKAAGPDSKAAGGY; this comes from the coding sequence ATGATACCCAACGGCATTCGCGCGAAATGGGCCGCCGACGAGCCCGTGCTCAACGGCTGGCTGGCGATGGCCTGCCCCTTCACCGCCGAAATCATGGCCGCGCAGGGCTATGACAGCCTCACCATCGACCTGCAGCACGGCCTGGTCGGCTACGAGGCGGCCACCACCATGCTGCAGGCGATGCGGACGAGCCCGGTGACGCCGCTGGTGCGCGTGCCCTGGCTCGATCCGGCCGCGATCATGAAGACGCTCGATGCCGGCGCCTATGGCGTGATCTGCCCGATGATCAACACATCGGAGGAGGCCGCGCGCCTGGTCTCCTATGTCCGCTATCCCCCGGCCGGCGTGCGCAGCTTCGGCCCGATCCGGGCCAATTTTTCCGCCGGCGCCGATTACGGCCAGCATGCCGACCGCGAGGTGCTGTGCCTGGCGATGATCGAGACGGCGGAGGCCATGGCCAATCTCGACGCCATCGTCGCCACCCCCGGCCTCGACGGCGTCTATATCGGGCCGGCCGACCTGACCCTGGGGCTGACCGGGCGGCGCTATCCCACCGGCTTCGACCGGGAGGAGCCGGAGATGGTGGAGGCGATCCGGACCATCCTCGCCAAGGCGCACGGCGCCGGCATCCGCGCCTGCCTGCACAACGGCACGCCGGCCTATGCGGCCCGGGCTATCGGCTGGGGCTTCGACCTCGTCACCATCTCCAACGACGTGCGCCTGCTCGCCGGCGCGGCGCAGGCGAGCGTCGCCGCCACGCGCAAGCTGATCGGCGAGATGCCCGCGGGGCCCGATCGCACAGCGGCGGGGCCCGACAGCAAAGCTGCGGGGCCCGACAGCAAAGCTGCGGGGGGCTACTGA
- a CDS encoding NAD-dependent succinate-semialdehyde dehydrogenase has protein sequence MYDTFGLFIDGAWRAEGGEGRLDVVDPATGEAIGSVPAASAADVEEAIAAAEGGLKLWRATPAWTRADTLHAAADAMRARTEEAARRITLETGKPLAQARREWALSLDQFRWHAEEARRIYGRIVESRAPGGRIEVLHEPVGVVAAFTAWNFPAVLIARKVAPALAAGCSVIVRPSREVPGTAMLIVECLREAGVPKGVVNLVIGPAGTTYGPLMASPAVRKISLTGSTAVGQQMIRDAAATLKRVSMELGGNAPMILFGDADLEAALDLVVPTKFANAGQVCVTPDRFYVQEELHDRFVAGFVRRAAALRLGHGLDEATQMGPLINQRRVDAIEAVVADAQKHGGRIETGGRRPPGQNKGFFFEPTVLSGLPDAALALAAENFGPIAAVTPFSTADEAYARANAGEFGLSAYVFTRDPARMREAVGRIESGMVGINSFALAAAEAPFGGIKASGMGREGGSEGILDFLNVKLAQVVV, from the coding sequence ATGTACGACACATTCGGCCTGTTCATAGACGGCGCCTGGCGCGCCGAGGGCGGCGAGGGCCGCCTCGACGTGGTCGACCCCGCCACCGGCGAGGCGATCGGCAGCGTCCCCGCCGCGAGCGCGGCCGATGTCGAGGAGGCGATCGCCGCGGCCGAGGGCGGCCTGAAGCTCTGGCGGGCGACGCCGGCCTGGACCCGCGCCGACACGCTGCACGCCGCCGCCGACGCCATGCGGGCACGGACCGAGGAGGCGGCCCGCCGCATCACGCTGGAGACCGGCAAGCCTCTGGCCCAGGCGCGGCGGGAATGGGCGCTCTCCCTCGACCAGTTCCGCTGGCACGCCGAGGAGGCGCGCCGCATCTATGGCCGCATCGTCGAGAGCCGGGCCCCGGGCGGGCGGATCGAGGTGCTGCACGAGCCGGTCGGCGTCGTCGCCGCCTTCACCGCCTGGAACTTTCCGGCCGTGCTGATCGCCCGCAAGGTGGCGCCGGCGCTGGCGGCGGGCTGTTCGGTGATCGTGCGCCCCTCGCGCGAGGTGCCGGGCACCGCCATGCTGATCGTCGAGTGCCTGCGCGAAGCCGGCGTGCCGAAGGGCGTGGTCAACCTGGTGATCGGGCCGGCCGGGACGACCTACGGCCCGCTGATGGCCTCCCCCGCCGTGCGCAAGATCAGCCTCACCGGCTCGACCGCGGTCGGCCAGCAGATGATCCGCGACGCCGCGGCGACGCTGAAGCGGGTGAGCATGGAGCTCGGCGGCAATGCGCCGATGATCCTGTTCGGCGACGCCGACCTGGAAGCGGCGCTCGACCTCGTCGTGCCGACCAAGTTCGCCAATGCCGGCCAGGTCTGCGTCACGCCCGACCGTTTCTACGTGCAGGAAGAGCTGCATGACCGCTTCGTCGCGGGCTTCGTGCGCCGGGCCGCGGCGCTCCGGCTCGGCCACGGCCTCGACGAGGCGACGCAGATGGGCCCGCTGATCAACCAGCGCCGGGTCGACGCTATCGAGGCGGTGGTCGCCGACGCGCAGAAGCATGGCGGCCGCATCGAGACCGGCGGCCGCCGTCCGCCCGGGCAGAACAAGGGCTTCTTCTTCGAGCCCACCGTGCTCTCCGGCCTGCCCGACGCGGCGCTGGCCCTGGCGGCCGAGAATTTCGGGCCGATCGCGGCAGTGACTCCGTTCTCGACGGCGGACGAGGCCTATGCCCGCGCCAATGCCGGCGAGTTCGGCCTCTCGGCTTACGTCTTCACCCGCGACCCCGCCCGCATGCGCGAGGCGGTGGGGCGGATCGAATCCGGCATGGTCGGCATCAACAGCTTCGCCCTCGCCGCGGCCGAGGCGCCGTTCGGCGGCATCAAGGCGAGCGGCATGGGCCGGGAAGGCGGCAGCGAGGGCATCCTCGATTTCCTCAATGTCAAGCTTGCCCAGGTCGTGGTCTGA
- a CDS encoding MurR/RpiR family transcriptional regulator, with protein MPKTSGGKADPVPGNYEGIVNRITRDYAGLSAGFQQIARFLTQNPNVVALESINAVAAKCGTHPSSLVRFAQAFGYSGFKQLQAVFQTRLATAAPGFRERISALEGELSRNEDHGNLGYLRDLVVRDIAALQDLLEGVPEEALAETARRLAGAQTVYIAGQLRSEPIASFLRYLLAMLHRRVVLLDPAGGLAQEMATTMGGGDVLVAIAFRHYAQEVVAIADVATANGTPIIAITDSQLSPLARDARVLFTVPEDEYTFSRSLAAPMCLVQCIAVATAAVLQPSRGAAPRIPTVTGMAHDRAVQGRRARPAKERVP; from the coding sequence ATGCCGAAGACGAGCGGCGGCAAGGCCGACCCGGTCCCCGGGAACTACGAGGGGATCGTCAACCGGATCACCCGCGACTATGCCGGCCTCTCGGCCGGCTTCCAGCAGATCGCGCGCTTCCTCACCCAGAATCCCAATGTGGTAGCGCTGGAATCGATCAACGCCGTCGCCGCCAAGTGCGGCACGCACCCTTCCAGCCTGGTGCGCTTTGCCCAGGCCTTCGGCTATTCCGGCTTCAAGCAGCTGCAGGCGGTGTTCCAGACGCGGCTCGCCACCGCGGCGCCGGGCTTTCGCGAGCGCATCAGCGCCCTGGAGGGCGAGCTCTCGCGCAACGAGGACCACGGCAATCTCGGCTATCTCCGCGACCTCGTTGTCCGCGACATCGCAGCTCTGCAGGATCTGCTCGAGGGCGTTCCCGAGGAGGCGCTGGCCGAGACGGCGCGCCGCCTCGCGGGGGCGCAGACCGTCTATATCGCCGGCCAGCTGCGCTCCGAGCCGATCGCCTCGTTCCTGCGCTACCTCCTGGCCATGCTGCACCGGCGCGTCGTGCTGCTCGACCCGGCCGGCGGCCTCGCCCAGGAGATGGCCACCACCATGGGCGGCGGCGACGTGCTGGTGGCGATCGCCTTCCGCCACTATGCCCAGGAAGTGGTGGCGATCGCGGACGTCGCGACCGCGAACGGCACGCCGATCATCGCCATCACCGACAGCCAGCTCTCGCCGCTGGCGCGGGATGCGCGCGTGCTGTTCACCGTGCCCGAGGACGAGTACACCTTCTCCCGCTCGCTGGCGGCGCCGATGTGCCTCGTTCAGTGCATCGCCGTCGCCACGGCGGCGGTGCTGCAGCCGAGCCGCGGCGCCGCGCCCCGCATCCCGACGGTCACCGGCATGGCCCATGACCGGGCGGTGCAGGGCCGGCGCGCCAGGCCGGCGAAGGAGCGGGTGCCCTGA